The following nucleotide sequence is from Burkholderiales bacterium.
ACCGCGCTCAAGGCGGCGTCGACCTCTACTGGCGCAGACAGCCCGGCGGGAACTGATCTTGCCGATGGACGCGGATGCGCTCTCCCGGCTGCTCGCGCGCTGCGCGCTCAGGGACCAGCGCGCCTTCGGGGAGCTGTACCGGCTGACCGCGCCAAAACTGTTCGCGGTGGCCCTGCGTATAACCAGACGGAAGGCCTGGGCCGAAGAGATCCTGCAGGAAAGTTTCGTGAACATCTGGCACCACGCGCAGGGCTACGACGCCGCCAAGAGCGCGCCGATGACCTGGATGACGGCGGTCGTGCGCAACCGCGCGCTGGACTGGCTGCGCCGGCCGCGCGAGTCCGAGCTGGGCGAGGTGCACGAGGACTTCCTGAACTCGGTCGCCGACGAGACGCCCGGGCCCGACGAATTGCTGCGCCAGTCGGCCGACGCTGCCCGGCTCGCGGATTGCATGCGTCAGCTCAGCGAAGAGCAGCAGCGCACGATCACGCTCGCCTTCTACTACGGACTGTCGCACGGCGAGCTGGCGCGCAAGCTCGAGCGCCCGCTGGGCACCGTCAAGACCTGGATTCGGCGCGGCCTGGAACGGCTTCGCGGCTGCCTGGACAACACCGGATGAGGCTCGACAACGACAGACTGCGCCAGGCTCTGGCGGCTGAATACGTGCTGGGCACGTTGCCGCCGCGCGCACGCCGTCGCTTCCAATGGCACCTGCGGCGCGATCCGGGGTTGCGGCGCCTGGTCGGGCAGTGGGAACGGCGCCTGACGCCGCTGGCCGACGGGCTGCCGCCGCTCGCGCCGCCGCGCCGCGTGTGGAGTGCGATCGAGCAGCGTCTGTTCGGCGCGCCGCGCGCGCGTGTCTGGCGCAGCGTGGCCTTCTGGCGCCTGGCTGCGGCTGCGGCGGGCGTGGCCGCGATCGCCCTCGCCGTTTGGCTCGCCCCGCCCGAGGACATCGCGCCCCCGGAGCGCATGGTCACGGTCATGACCGACATTCAGACCCAGAGCCCGGCCATGACCGTGTCCTGGGATGCGGGTCGTCCCGGACAGCGGCTGCTGCGCATCCGGGTGATCGGGCATGCGGAGATGGCACCGGACACCGCCTGGGAGCTGTGGATGCTGCCGGGTGGAGACAAGCCACCGGTGTCGCTCGGGCTCGTCTCCACGCACGAGACCCAGACGCTGACCGTACCGCGGGAACTGGCCGCGCGCCTGGACCAGGCTTGGGGACTGGCGATGAGCGTGGAACCGCGCGGCGGTTCACCCACCGGGCTGCCCACCGGTCCGGTGCTCTACAAGGGCCAGTGCGTGCGCATCTGAACAGTCGCGCGCCGTCCAGGGCGCGCGGATTCACCGCTGCGCACCCTCCAGCATCCGGCAAAGTTCCTCGACCCCGTCGAGAATCCGCGGCGTGGCCCGAACGATGCGCTCGGGGGCCAAGGTGAGAATGGCGCCGCGCTGCACCGCCTTGAGCTGTGGGAAAGTCGCCCAGAAGGCACGGGCCTCGACCACAGGCTCGCCCAGGGTGGAGACGATCGCGTCCGGATCGAGCCTGAACAGCCACTCCACCGGGATCGGTGCGGCATCCACCGGCAGTCCGGCGATCGCGTTGCGCGCACCGCACACGCGCAAGGCGTCCGAGATCAGGTGCCGCTCGTCGACCGTGAACAACGGCCGGCGCCAGATCTCGATGAACACCTGCCGGGGCCGGGCAGCGGCATAGCGTTGTTCCAGCAGCGCTCGCCGCTGCTCGAAGGCAGCGGCCGCGCGGCGCGCGGGCTCGAGCGTGGCGGCAAGCGCGCCAATGGCCAGCAGGTGGCGCGCGATGTCGCGCAGCCGGCGCGGTTCGGCCACGAAGACCGCATGCCCCGCGGCGGCCAGGTGCTCGAGATCGGCCGCGCGGTTGCCGCTTCCCCAGCCCAGAATCAGGTCCGGACGCAGCGCCGTGATGCGCTCGAAGTCCAGCCCGGTCGCATCTCCCACCGACGGCAGGCGCGCAGCCGCCGGGGGGAAGTCGCTGCCGCGCACCGTGCCGACGAGCTTGTGGCCGGCGCCGGCCTCGAAGGCCAGCTCGGCCAGATGCGGAGAAATCGCCACGATGCGCTGGGCAGGCCGCGGCAGGACGACGTGCGTGCCGCGGTCGTCGAGCTGCGCGACCCCCGCTGCGTGACTGGACCCGATCGCGCACGCCAGGACTGCGGCCAGTAGCGCGCCGTGGCGCGACGGGCTCATGGCCGCACCACCGGGACGAAAGGTCAGTTGGAAAAGTTCGGGCGGGCGCCCGCCACCGAGCCTCGTGCCCAGTCTCAGCGGGCCATGTAGGACAGCAGGTTCGAGCTGGTCTTGCGCAGGCGCTGCGAGAGCACGGTGACCAGCTTGATCAGGATCTTGGCGCCCAGGCTGGGCTCTTCCAGGATGATCTGCACCATGCTGTCTCGCGAGATCACGGCAAAGACGGTGGGCTCGGTCGCCACACAGGTCGCGAACCGCGGCTCGCCGTCGATCATCGACATCTCGCCGATGAGCGCCCCGGCCCCGACTGTGGTCATGGGCTGCGGCTTGCCGTGGGAATCCGCCTTCACGATGTCCACCCGGCCCTGAACGATGAGCAGCATGTAGTCGTCGACATCGCCTTCGCGGATGATGGTCTGCCCCGGTTCGGCCCGATAAACGTGCATGAATGCGCTCAGCCGCTCGACGTCCTCGCGCGTGAAGTCGGCAAAGAATTTGGAGTGTCCGATCATTTCGTAGATCTGCTGGGCGAGCGAGGTGCCCTCGCCCAGATGCTTGAAAGTCGGCAAGAGTGCGTTCTGGGGAGGCTGGACCGGGTTTTCCACCATCGTGTTCAAGACATTTTCCTCCACGCGGCGGGGTTGCAGCCGTATGCGCGTGGAATTATGCGTGAGCGGACCCGAGCGGTAAAGCCGAGGGCTCGGCGCATTGCTCGGCTGCGCCCGCGTGGCGCCTGGCGGCCGCCGCGCGCTTGAGGTAGGCCTCGCGCGCGATCGCCACGTCCTCCAGGAAAAAGCCCAGCTCTTCGAGGCGCAGCGCCTGCGGGCCATCCACCAGCGCCTTGGCAGGATTCGGGTGAAAATCCACGAGCACCATGTTCGCGCCCGCAGCCACGCCCTGGGCGGTGACATGGAAGATGTCCATGAGTCCGTCGGGCGAGGCGCCGCGCGAGCCGACCGAATGACTCGGATCGATGCACACCGGCATGCGCGTGAGCCGCTTGACTACCGGCACGTGCGCGAAATCGACGAAATTGCGGTGCGGATCGCCCAGATTGGTCTTCATTCCGCGCAGGCCGAACACCACCCGCCGGTTGCCTTCGCTCGCCAGGTATTCGGCGGCATTCAGCGACTCGTCCAGGGTGATGCCGAATCCGCGCTTGATCAGGACGGGGAAATCGCGCTGGCGGCCGACTGCCTTGAGCAGCTCGAAGTTCTGCGTGTTGCGCGTGCCGATCTGCAGCATGACCCCGGTGGGGTCTCCGGTCGAGCGCAGCGCCTCGCGGATCTCGTCGACGTGCGCTTCGTGGGTGATTTCCATCGCGATCACGCGGATGCCGTACTTGCCGGCCAGCTCGAATACCCAGGGCAGGCAACGCTTGCCGTGCCCCTGGAAGGAATACGGGCTGGTGCGGGGCTTGTAGGCGCCCATGCGCGTGCACTGCTGACCATTGGCCTGGAGCGCGCGCATCATCATCTCGACGTGCTCGGGGCTGTCGACCGCGCACAGCCCGGCGAACACGTGCAGGGTGTCCTGTCCGAAGCGCAACCCCTGGTAATCGAAGTGCGCGGGCCGGGTGTCGCCTTTGTGCCGGCCCAGCACCCGGTATTCCTCCGAGACCCGGATCACCTGCTCCACGCAGGGCAGCGAGCGCATGTCCTCGATCGACAGCGCCTTGGTGTCACCGATCAGATAGACCTCGGTGACCGAGCGCTCGGTACCCTGCACCCGGTGCACCCGTGTGGTGATGTCCGGCAGGGCGGCCAGTGCCTCCATCAGCTGCCGGTACTCGGCGCTGGCGGGATCGGTGTTCTCGTTCAGGATCAGGATCATGGGACGATCGGAAGTCGGCGGGCAAGCGGGGTGAGGCGTGCAGGCGCACTGGCGAAGCCGGGCGCGTGCCAAGCCTGCGCCGTTGCCGCCCGCCCGAGGCCTTGCGCGCGATTCACACGGTACCACCCACCGTCAGGCCATCGATGCGCAGCGTGGGCTGGCCAACCCCGACCGGCACGCTCTGGCCATCCTTGCCGCAAGTGCCGATGCCCGGGTCGAGCGACAAATCGTTGCCGATCATCGACACGCGGGTCAGCACGTCGGGACCGTTGCCGATCAGCGTGGCGCCTTTCACCGGCCAGGTCAGCTTGCCATCCTCGATCAGATACGCCTCGGCGGCCGAGAATACGAACTTTCCGCTCACGATATCCACCTGCCCGCCGCCGAAGTTCACTGCGTACAAGCCCTTGCGCACCGAGCGCACAATTTCTTCCGGATCCCTGTCGCCGTTCAGCATATAGGTATTGGTCATGCGCGGCATGGGTACGTGGGCATACGATTCGCGGCGCCCGTTACCGGTGGGCGCGACATGCATCAGGCGGGCGTTGAGCGCGTCCTGCATGTAGCCGCGCAGCACCCCGTTTTCGATCAGCACCGTGCGCTGCGTGGGATGGCCCTCGTCGTCGACCGCCAGCGAGCCGCGCCTCCGCGGGATGGTTCCGTCATCCACCACGGTGACGCCGGGCGCGGCCACCCGCTCGCCCAGGCGGCCGCTGAAGGCGGAACTGCCCTTGCGATTGAAATCGCCCTCCAGCCCATGACCCACCGCCTCGTGCAGCAGGACTCCGGGCCAGCCGGGTCCCAGCACCACGGTCATGGTGCCAGCGGGTGCCGGACGTGCATCGAGGTTGGTCAGCGCCTGGTCCACCGCCTTGCGCGCATACTCCTGCAGCCGCTCCTCGGTGAAATACGAATAGTCGAAGCGTCCGCCGCCGCCCGCGCTGCCCTGCTCGCGGCGGCCGTTGGCCTCGGCGATGACCTGCAACGACAGGCGCACCAAGGGGCGGATGTCCGCCGCCTGCA
It contains:
- a CDS encoding sigma-70 family RNA polymerase sigma factor; the encoded protein is MDADALSRLLARCALRDQRAFGELYRLTAPKLFAVALRITRRKAWAEEILQESFVNIWHHAQGYDAAKSAPMTWMTAVVRNRALDWLRRPRESELGEVHEDFLNSVADETPGPDELLRQSADAARLADCMRQLSEEQQRTITLAFYYGLSHGELARKLERPLGTVKTWIRRGLERLRGCLDNTG
- a CDS encoding anti-sigma factor, whose translation is MRLDNDRLRQALAAEYVLGTLPPRARRRFQWHLRRDPGLRRLVGQWERRLTPLADGLPPLAPPRRVWSAIEQRLFGAPRARVWRSVAFWRLAAAAAGVAAIALAVWLAPPEDIAPPERMVTVMTDIQTQSPAMTVSWDAGRPGQRLLRIRVIGHAEMAPDTAWELWMLPGGDKPPVSLGLVSTHETQTLTVPRELAARLDQAWGLAMSVEPRGGSPTGLPTGPVLYKGQCVRI
- a CDS encoding helical backbone metal receptor — encoded protein: MSPSRHGALLAAVLACAIGSSHAAGVAQLDDRGTHVVLPRPAQRIVAISPHLAELAFEAGAGHKLVGTVRGSDFPPAAARLPSVGDATGLDFERITALRPDLILGWGSGNRAADLEHLAAAGHAVFVAEPRRLRDIARHLLAIGALAATLEPARRAAAAFEQRRALLEQRYAAARPRQVFIEIWRRPLFTVDERHLISDALRVCGARNAIAGLPVDAAPIPVEWLFRLDPDAIVSTLGEPVVEARAFWATFPQLKAVQRGAILTLAPERIVRATPRILDGVEELCRMLEGAQR
- a CDS encoding cyclic nucleotide-binding domain-containing protein, which encodes MVENPVQPPQNALLPTFKHLGEGTSLAQQIYEMIGHSKFFADFTREDVERLSAFMHVYRAEPGQTIIREGDVDDYMLLIVQGRVDIVKADSHGKPQPMTTVGAGALIGEMSMIDGEPRFATCVATEPTVFAVISRDSMVQIILEEPSLGAKILIKLVTVLSQRLRKTSSNLLSYMAR
- the tldD gene encoding metalloprotease TldD, translating into MRSDELTVPSEEKLFATASGVLLAPFDLDAAKLSRVFGLLMSHEVDFADLYFQYSRTESWSLEEGIVKSGSFNVDQGVGVRAVSGDKTAFAYSDDISLAALESAARAARAIARRGAAQQAALTRRSRGRALYATEDPLESLEAAEKVRLLERVERLARERDARVKQVIASLSGQFEVVLIARSDGLQAADIRPLVRLSLQVIAEANGRREQGSAGGGGRFDYSYFTEERLQEYARKAVDQALTNLDARPAPAGTMTVVLGPGWPGVLLHEAVGHGLEGDFNRKGSSAFSGRLGERVAAPGVTVVDDGTIPRRRGSLAVDDEGHPTQRTVLIENGVLRGYMQDALNARLMHVAPTGNGRRESYAHVPMPRMTNTYMLNGDRDPEEIVRSVRKGLYAVNFGGGQVDIVSGKFVFSAAEAYLIEDGKLTWPVKGATLIGNGPDVLTRVSMIGNDLSLDPGIGTCGKDGQSVPVGVGQPTLRIDGLTVGGTV